One stretch of Pelmatolapia mariae isolate MD_Pm_ZW linkage group LG3_W, Pm_UMD_F_2, whole genome shotgun sequence DNA includes these proteins:
- the LOC134623922 gene encoding sodium/hydrogen exchanger 9B2-like: MLLAGLLLRNVPYITDAIFIDTRWSAALRNIALSIILTRAGLGLNPEALRRLKAVCVRVAVGPCMVEACIAAVVSHFLLGLPWVWGFILGFVLAAVSPAVVFPSMLLLQREGYGVEKGIPTLLIAAGSFDVILAITGFSTCLGIAFSTGSTWMNILKGLLEVVGGIVAGMILGMFLYCFPSNDQEDLVLRRTLMLLGLSTFSVFFSNVIGFAGAGSLCTLVLAFLAALGWKTEKAPVAEMVGRSWDVFQPLLFGLIGAEITIKALSPSTVGLGMACILIGLVIRLLVTFLLVHYGGFNLKEKLFISVAWVPKATVQAAIGSKALDMAREEGDEALIKFGLDVLTLAVLAILTTAPVGALGIGLAGPRLLARQVKEETEGEATPSYL, encoded by the exons atgCTGCTGGCAGGTCTGCTATTGCGTAACGTTCCTTACATAACGGACGCCATCTTCATCGACACTCGCTGGTCTGCAGCTCTGAGGAACATCGCCTTGTCCATCATCCTGACCAGAGCTGGTCTGGGCCTCAACCCTGAG GCTTTACGTCGACTGAAAGCAGTGTGTGTACGTGTTGCAGTTGGACCCTGTATGGTGGAAGCCTGCATTGCTGCTGTGGTCTCTCACTTCCTGCTGGGTCTGCCATGGGTTTGGGGTTTCATACTGGG tttTGTACTGGCTGCCGTTTCTCCAGCAGTTGTTTTTCCTTCAATGctgctcctgcagagagaaggatATGGAGTGGAGAAG GGAATCCCCACCCTCCTGATTGCTGCTGGAAGCTTTGATGTTATTCTCGCCATAACAGGATTCTCTACTTGTTTGGGAATCGCCTTCTCTACAG GTTCTACATGGATGAACATACTGAAGGGTCTGCTGGAGGTGGTGGGAGGCATCGTAGCTGGTATGATCCTGGGAATGTTCTTGTACTGCTTCCCCAGCAATGACCAG GAGGATCTGGTCTTGAGGAGGACCCTCATGTTGCTGGGTCTGTCCACATTTTCAGTCTTCTTCAGTAATGTTATTGGTTTTGCTGGAGCTGGAAGTCTCTGTACACTGGTGCTGGCTTTCCTGGCTGCACTGGGCTGGAAGACTGAAAAG GCACCAGTAGCAGAAATGGTGGGTCGGTCATGGGATGTGTTTCAGCCACTCCTGTTTGGTCTGATTGGAGCTGAGATCACAATTAAAGCCCTCAGCCCAAGTACTGTGG GTCTGGGTATGGCCTGCATTCTTATTGGTCTGGTGATCCGTCTActtgtcaccttcctgttggtTCATTATGGAGGATTCAACTTAAAAGAGAAGCTCTTCATTTCTGTGGCCTGGGTGCCTAAAGCTACTGTGCAG GCTGCCATTGGTTCCAAGGCATTGGACATGGCGAGGGAGGAAGGGGACGAGGCCTTAATTAAGTTTGGTTTGGACGTGCTAAcattagcggtgttagccatcTTGACCACAGCTCCAGTTGGTGCACTGGGTATCGGACTGGCAGGACCCCGTCTCCTGGCCcggcaggtcaaag AAGAGACAGAAGGCGAAGCTACACCATCTTACCTGTGA